Sequence from the Procambarus clarkii isolate CNS0578487 chromosome 2, FALCON_Pclarkii_2.0, whole genome shotgun sequence genome:
tatttgggctttaaccattctattgttggcggtcaaatccaactgatttgccatttgtattaactcagtctttttcaggctctgaatcccttcaaagtctgggtaagccaccaacgctgcaactttctcctccatcgttactaacacttggcacttgattcacaacaataattaaaaacaatggcactgcactacacttcactgtaaaattgtcaccacactgaaaattcgcttggcctcactgcacaaacaaaatatataggatgacttacctcaaaatcgtgaaacgttgttacttgacacacaggaaggcttgcttggcacatggaatagttcttaagaaacacacagacacttgacacaatggtacctaggaaggcaaggttagattagcataattaaggttaagtgggaacaatatttcccggcacaggcccccataactctttgttacctatcgttcgttacggctcgtgaccctacagaagccaagctttaattacgtctagggatacgagaaaactgctgttctcaagagcgggtcaccagtataaccccttgataagtaatgagcacataaataaaaatcttcctttaggactgaagaatagatacaaaatattatatagatatatattcaagacagtataatgtaaaaacacagatggtcaagttaacttatacaacaaacaaaggtattgtccttctcctaatatagtataataaaatatggcacaacaagaaataaacagacttatctcccacatgttactccttcgagtcccgttcagctactgaactctcgctctgtcgccacccaaattctcacctcccgtctgcctcatcccaggatgagggatggaaactaaggactttttaatatttaaaactaattgaacaaccacttgttctcaaaacacacaagaatgcaaattacagataatagttacttacaaaatatataagtataatgccacctgtttaattgcagaaaataaacaattatatatactaaataaaagtgacttctggaactcccaactgaacaggtccagctttcccgaatttaacaggtattagacgtgtgcaaagcaaccgcgctcctgtctccactgacgctgccacaccacacgataatttacaaaaacacaatgtgtgtacatatacaggcaatgatataatagaacaaaaaaaaaattattttaaatttatatacgtattctgctaggagtacgtaacagacagtacctctgtgacttgtttgatgactaagcagaaaaggagagtagcaagggggtcaccctgttggacgccttctcacgagtcaatttcatgttcgctaaAAAGTAGCTATAGATCCATACTGTAGTATGAATGTACAAaacggtagagggaagggaaatgcctATGAACCGCATGGAGTAcaacaccaaattgaaggcatttttgaaatctagcttgataagggccttttcgtctgtgatgttggcgatgaaggctcgagctgcatgggctgccgcctcacacccttgtggaatgccgaacccgagctgttttggcttcagcatgttggccgctgcatcactaactgttcttgcagctgcctttgtgaCGAGACgcaggagagaattgcccacagctattggcctgatccctacaacctttttctttagagcaaagagagatgctccaaaaaagataggtcttacggtcgctggtatgttgccagctagacatgtgttggttgaatctggttagttccaccaaggaggccctgtgcaatgtcgcccagtgcagggttgtgcatttgcttgatgtggttgggttttagtcctgtgaacccacctactgagcctgttgggaaagacaaggctgatttatggaccacagattcggccacccagagaggttctgctccagtaccttgccttgaggttaccttgaggtgcttctggggcttagtgtccccgcggctcggtcgtcgaccaggcctcctggttgctggactgatcaaccaggctgttagacgcggctgctcgcagcctgacgtatgagtcacagcctggttgatcaggtatcctttggaggtgcttatccagttctctcttgaacactgtgaggggtcggccagttatgccccttatgtgtagtggaagcgtgttgaacagtctcgggcctctgatgttgatagagttctctctcagagtacctgttgcacctctgcttttcaatgggggtattctgcacatcctgccatgtcttctggtctcatgtgatgttatttctgtgtgcaggtttgggaccagcccctcaattattttccacgtgtaaattattatgtatctctcccgcctgcgctcaagagaatacagatttaggctctttagtcggtcccaatagtttagatgttttactgagtggattgtagcagtaaaggatctctgcacgctctccaggtcagcaatttctccagctttgaaagaggctgtcattgtgcagcagtactccactctagagagcactagcgtcttgaaaagtatcatcatcggtatagcatctctagtgtgaaaagttcttgttatccaacctgtcatttttcttgcagttgtgacggctactttattgtgttctttaaaggtaaggtcttccgacatgagtacacccagacccTTTACATTGCCAGTAGCCccaacttgtacaatgtcgtcctcacgcggagccctgggtgggtgtttctcccttagggcttgagcatgttgcggcatctctgtcggcaattgagtcctcactggtgatgactcttattgccccaatagtgtttccttcttctaatttcttggtgactgatgttctgatttttgatgtctcggatatgccactgttgctcttcctgccgtgggtgtttctcgcgcgagtgggaaggcgcacctggttgtcttccctgggaaaatcatttatagctttgatgactgaggcagctaaggttttgtctctccttgcaggggtggctagacatatgttgccaaacagtaggaggttgtgccacgcttgggtcgttccaggagagtcgttgacctttctcaggagggcggataatttggctgctgcaggggggcgggctgctgcatgggggcgggctgctgcatgggggcgggctgctgcatgggggcgggctgctttagggatgtgttgcatggttctggccgatgtcgttttgatagcttcaaataaattttctgtgggaatgaagctcTGGGAATGTGGGAatgttctgtgggaatgaagcatatatatatatatatatatatatatatatatatatatatatatatatatatatatatatatatatatatatatatatatatatatatattattatatatatatatatatatatatatatatatatatatatatatatatatatatatatatatatatatatatatattagtatattttggtagcagtctttcttgtaaacatatgtttttgaatatgaccgaaaaggtaagattaataattctaacacgaattttctcaatatttctgaaATTTTTCTTcaatgtcgagggtaattgaaaaattaaatctccaaaattcatttttacatttttatttttggcctGACGCCTAGAAGCATTTCGTAAGGCTTCTTGCATTTTCAATGACttggtttacacataacatatcatgcttttatttgttttgggtgaggtgatatgacacaaaagttttgggtgagatgagtataaattgggtatgaaaacataagaatggaagtaactacagaagacctattggcccatactttctcttgctgcttctatcttggatcggagtcttgaagtggctagaatatagttatgcgttaattggctgttgattgctgatgttgactttgtgatgtgtagtgcctcgttgatgtcgagtctcctgctatcgctctttctatcgatgatttctgtgttgcttgttaagatttctctggtgatggtctggttgtgagcaagagattatacgttccttgatggagccctgttattcgagcattgttagtcgcctagaaagagaccttgttttcttgcctatatactgagttgttTGGGACTTACAGTCCCCAATTGGGCATATGaatggcatagacgacgttgcttTCCTTCAATGCGttgtgtttggtgtctggggagtttttcatgagtaggttggtcgTTTTTTTGTTTATGTTGTAAATCGtcaaattgtattttctgatttttgggattggaacccagacagccaggagcactatgcaccttggcgtacctggtaccttaaccactaggcCATACTGACAGTACAAAAGAAATGGAAGTCGTCTGACCCTTAACCCTATTCACAACTGCTCTCTGTGGCCATTTTGGGCACAGATATTCTATCAGATCACAAGATCATGCTGGGGCCGCGTGAGTATCATTTGTGGGCCACTTTCTCCGAGCATTAGGTTCGAATATTGTCCTCGAATACGTGGCAAAAATGTTGACCTTGAGTACGGGGAAAAAAATGTTGGCGTCGAGCTGAGGACAAACATGACGGCGTGGAGCGCTGGGAGAagaaaatttaattaattttatagcGTGAAAGATGTTAAGAGTGTAATATACTGCGGGGACTCGCTGGTGTTACGGAGGCTGGTTGAGACATGGTAAATAACGCTGGAATGAAGGATAAATTAAAATGTTATGAAGGCTCCAGCCATGGTGAAGGTAGAGGCTCCAGCCAGGGTGATGGTAGAGGCTCCAGCCATGGTGAAGATGAAGGCTCCAGCCATGGTGAAGGTCGAGGCTCCAGCCATGGTGAAGGTCGAGGCTCCAGCCATGGTGAAGGTAGAGGCTCCAGCCAGGGTGATGGTAGAGGCTCCAGCCATGGTGAAGATGAAGGCTCCAGCCATGGTGAAGGTCGAGGCTCCAGCCATGGTGAAGGTCGAGGCTCCAGCCATGGTGAAGGTCGAGGCTCCAGCCATGGTGAAGATGAAGGCTCCAGCCATGGTGAAGGTCGAGGCTCCAGCCATGGTGAAGGTCGAGGCTCCAGCCATGGTGAAGATGAAGGCTCCAGCCATGGTGAAGGTCGAGGCTCCAGCCATGGTGAAGGTAGAGGCTCCAGCTATGGTGAAGATGAAGGCTCCAGCCATGGTGAAGGTCGAGGCTCCAGCCATGGTGAAGGTCGAGGCTCCAGCCATGGTGAAGATGAAGGCTCCAGCCGTAGTGAAGGTTGAGGCTCCAGCCATGGTGAAGATAGAGGCTCCAGCCATGGTGAAGGTAGAGGCTCCAGCCATAGTGAAGGTAGAGGCTCCAGCCATGGTGAAGGTAGAGGCTCCAGCCATGGTGAAGGTAGAGGCTCCAGCCATGGTGAAGATAGAGGCTCCAGCCATGGTGAAGGTAGAGGCTCCAGCCATAGTGAAGGTAGAGGCTCCAGCCATGGTGAAGGTAGAGGCTCCAGCCATGGTGAAGGTAGAGGCTCCAGCCAGGGTGAAGGTAGAGGCTCCAGCCATAGTGAAGGTAGAGGTTCCAGCCAGGGTGAAGGTAGAGGCTCCAACCATGGTGAAGGTAGAGGCTCCAGCCAGGGTGAAGGTAGAGGCTCCAGCCATGGTGAAGGTAAAGGGTCCAGCCATGGTGAAGGTAGAGGCTCCAGCCATGGTGAAGGTAGAGGCTCCAGCCAGGGTGAAGGTAGAGGCTCCAGCCATGGTGAAGGTAAAGGCTCCAGCCATGGTGAAGGTAGAGGCTCCAGCCATGGTGAAGGTAAAGGCTCCAGCCATGGTGAAGGTAGAGGCTCCAGCCATGGTGAAGGTAGAGGCTCC
This genomic interval carries:
- the LOC138366614 gene encoding ice nucleation protein-like, whose protein sequence is MAGASTFTMAGAFTFTMAGASTFTMAGAFTFTMAGASTFTLAGASTFTMAGASTFTMAGPFTFTMAGASTFTLAGASTFTMVGASTFTLAGTSTFTMAGASTFTLAGASTFTMAGASTFTMAGASTFTMAGASTFTMAGASIFTMAGASTFTMAGASTFTMAGASTFTMAGASTFTMAGASIFTMAGASTFTTAGAFIFTMAGASTFTMAGASTFTMAGAFIFTIAGASTFTMAGASTFTMAGAFIFTMAGASTFTMAGASTFTMAGAFIFTMAGASTFTMAGASTFTMAGASTFTMAGAFIFTMAGASTITLAGASTFTMAGASTFTMAGASTFTMAGAFIFTMAGASTITLAGASTFTMAGAFITF